CTGGTGCTGGTGTTCTCCACCATCATCGCGCTGTCGCCCTTCCGCCGCGCGCGCATGTTCGCCTACATGAACCCGTGGGAAGAGGGCAATGCGCTCGACAAGGCGTACCAGTTAACGCATTCCTTGATCGCCTTCGGCCGCGGCGAGATCTTCGGCGTCGGCCTGGGCGGCAGCGTCGAGAAGCTGCACTACCTGCCGGAAGCGCACACCGATTTCATCATGGCCGTGATCGGCGAAGAGCTCGGCCTGGCCGGCGTGCTGGTCGTGGTCGGCCTGTTCTACTGGCTGGTCAAGCGCGCCTTCGACATCGGTCGCCAGGCGATCGCCCTGGAGCAGCACTTCGCCGGCCTGGCCGCGAAGGGCATCGGCATCTGGCTCGGCGTGCAGGTCTTCATCAACATGGGCGTGAATCTGGGCCTGCTGCCCACCAAGGGCCTGACCCTGCCGCTGATGAGCTATGGCGGCTCGGGCGTGCTGTTCAACTGTATCGGCCTGGCGATCCTGCTGCGCATCGATTACGAAAACCGTGTGCGCATGCGTGGAGGACGTCAATGAGCAAGAAACTGATGATCATGGCGGCCGGCACCGGCGGCCACATCTTCCCCGGCATCGCCATCGCGCAATCGATGCGCGAGCGCGGCTGGGAAGTGAGTTGGCTGGGCACCGCCCACGGCATGGAACGCGACATCGTGCCGAAGCACGGCATCCCGATGGACTGCATCGACTTCGCCGGCCTGCGCGGCAAGGGCCTGGGCCACACCGTCACCGGCGCCTTCAAGATGCTGGGCGCGTTTGCCGCCTGCCGCAAGTTCATCGCCGAGCGCAAGCCGGACGTGGTGCTGGGCATGGGCGGCTACGTGACCGTGCCGGGCGGGATGATGGCGCGCTCGCGCGGCGTGCCGCTGGCGCTGGTGAACGCCGACGCCGCGCTGCTGCTGTCGAACAAGACCCTGACCCCGATGGCGCAGCGCGTGCTGTTCGGCTTCCCGGCCGACTTCGGCAAGGCCGCCGGTAAAGCGGTCGTCACCGGCAACCCGGTGCGCAAGGAAATCCTGGAGATGCCGTCGCCGGGCCACCGCTTCGCCAACCGCAGCGGTCCGCTGAACATCCTGGTGGTGGGCGGCAGCCTGGGCGCGA
This window of the Massilia sp. WG5 genome carries:
- the murG gene encoding undecaprenyldiphospho-muramoylpentapeptide beta-N-acetylglucosaminyltransferase, translating into MSKKLMIMAAGTGGHIFPGIAIAQSMRERGWEVSWLGTAHGMERDIVPKHGIPMDCIDFAGLRGKGLGHTVTGAFKMLGAFAACRKFIAERKPDVVLGMGGYVTVPGGMMARSRGVPLALVNADAALLLSNKTLTPMAQRVLFGFPADFGKAAGKAVVTGNPVRKEILEMPSPGHRFANRSGPLNILVVGGSLGAKVLNDAVPAALALIPEGLRPSVTHQSGKKNIEALRAAYANAGVQANVVDFIDDMAAEYANADLVICRAGAITVSELTAAGVASVLVPFVASTTSHQRDNATWMDKQKAALHLPQGELNPQQLAKLLQSLSRDDCLKMAEAAQAVGRRDANAAIAKVLEELSEAKGRA